The Panicum hallii strain FIL2 chromosome 9, PHallii_v3.1, whole genome shotgun sequence genome has a window encoding:
- the LOC112873233 gene encoding pyruvate, phosphate dikinase 2-like: protein MAPAAHRDGGAPETERRVFHFGKGRSDGNKAMKDLLGGKGANLAEMASIGLSVPPGFTVSTEACRQYQQLGGGAMPPGLWDEVLDALRCVERDMGAGLGDPRCPLLLSVRSGAAVSMPGMMDTVLNLGLNDDVVAGLADRSGRRFAFDSYRRFLDMFGNVFYCIKLPI from the exons ATGGCGCCGGCGGCTCACCGGGACGGTGGCGCGCCGGAGACGGAGCGGAGGGTCTTCCACTTCGGCAAGGGCAGGAGCGACGGCAACAAGGCCATGAAAGACCTG CTGGGCGGGAAGGGCGCGAACCTGGCAGAGATGGCGAGCATCGGGCTGTCGGTGCCGCCGGGGTTCACCGTGTCCACGGAGGCGTGCCGGCAGTACCAGCAGCTCGGCGGCGGGGCCATGCCGCCGGGGCTATGGGACGAGGTCCTCGACGCGCTGCGGTGCGTGGAGCGCGACATGGGCGCCGGCCTCGGCGATCCGCGCTGCCCGCTGCTCCTGTCCGTGCGCTCCGGGGCCGCCGTCTCCATGCCCGGCATGATGGACACCGTGCTCAACCTCGGTCTCAACGACGACGTCGTCGCCGGCCTCGCCGACCGCAGCGGCCGGCGATTCGCCTTCGACTCATACCGCCGGTTCCTTGACATGTTCGGCAACGTG TTTTATTGTATCAAGTTACCAATCTGA
- the LOC112877329 gene encoding pyruvate, phosphate dikinase 2-like isoform X1 — MGIPHELFEEKLEAMKVTKGLRNDTELNVKDLEDLVAEYKDVYVVTKGEQFPSDPKRQLHLAILAVFDSWDSTRAKKYRSINRITGLKGTAVNVQCMVFGNMDSTSGTGVLFTRNPSTGEKKLYGEFLVNAQGEDVVSGIRTPQELDSMKECMPEPYAELVENCKILERHYKEMMDIEFTVQENRLWMLQCRTGKRTGKGAVKIAVDMVNEGLIDHRSAIKMVEPRHLDQLLHPQFENPSSYKDKVIAAGLPASPGAAVGQIVFTAADAETWDSEGKSVVLVRTETSAEDVGGMHAAVGILTARGGMTSHAAVVARGWGKCCVAGCSSIHVNDAEKVVVVGDKVLCEGDWLSLNGSTGEVILGKLPLSPPALSSDLGTFMSWVDEIKQLKVMVNADTPADALAGRKNGAEGIGLCRTEHMFFSSGERIKAMRQMIMADTALQRQEALGLLLPYQKTDFEGIFRAMDGLPVTIRLLDPPLHEFLPEGNIEDVVHMLSCHTNSTHEEILARVEKLSEVNPMLGFRGCRLGISYPELTAMQARAIFEAAIAVNDQGFQVFPEIMVPLVGTPQELGQQVSVIRQVADKVFTNAETTIRYKIGSMIEVPRAALIADEIAELAEFFSFGTNDLTQMTFGYSRDDIGKFLPIYMSQGILQHDPFEVLDQKGVGELVKIATERGRSSRPDLEVGICGEHGGEPSSVAFCAKAGLDYVSCSPFRVPIARLAAAQAQAAL, encoded by the exons ATGGGAATACCTCATGAGCTATTCGAAGAAAAACTAGAAGCCATGAAAGTTACAAAAGGGTTGCGAAACGATACTGAGCTGAATGTCAAGGATCTGGAAGACCTTGTAGCTGAATATAAGGATGTTTATGTGGTGACCAAAGGTGAACAGTTTCCCTCAG ATCCAAAAAGGCAGTTGCATTTGGCAATCTTGGCTGTTTTTGATTCATGGGACAGTACTAGAGCAAAAAAGTACAGAAGCATTAATCGGATTACTGGATTGAAGGGCACCGCTGTGAATGTTCAGTGCATGGTATTTGGCAACATGGATAGCACATCAGGCACTGGTGTTCTCTTTACTAGGAACCCTAGTACCGGAGAGAAGAAACTTTATGGAGAGTTCCTTGTCAATGCTCAG GGTGAGGATGTGGTTTCTGGAATTAGAACTCCACAAGAACTTGATTCAATGAAGGAGTGCATGCCAGAGCCTTATGCAGAACTTGTCGAGAACTGCAAAATCTTGGAAAGACATTATAAAGAAATGATG GACATTGAGTTCACTGTTCAAGAAAACAGACTTTGGATGCTTCAGTGCAGAACAGGTAAGCGTACCGGCAAAGGTGCAGTAAAGATTGCTGTAGACATGGTCAATGAGGGCCTGATTGACCATCGCTCGGCAATTAAGATGGTGGAACCACGACACTTGGACCAGCTTCTTCATCCTCAG TTTGAGAACCCATCATCATATAAAGACAAAGTCATTGCTGCGGGCCTACCTGCATCACCAGGAGCTGCTGTAGGTCAGATTGTCTTCACAGCTGCTGATGCTGAAACATGGGATTCAGAAGGAAAATCTGTTGTTTTG GTAAGGACTGAGACCAGCGCGGAGGATGTTGGTGGCATGCATGCAGCTGTTGGAATTCTCACAGCCAGAGGTGGTATGACTTCTCACGCCGCAGTTGTAGCACGTGGCTGGGGAAAATGTTGTGTGGCAGGATGCTCAAGTATCCATGTAAATGATGCTGAGAAG GTGGTAGTGGTTGGAGACAAGGTGCTTTGTGAAGGTGATTGGTTATCACTGAATGGATCAACTGGAGAGGTTATTTTGGGCAAGCTACCTCTATCCCCGCCAGCACTTAGTTCTGATTTGGGAACATTCATGTCTTGGGTGGATGAAATTAAACAACTAAAG GTCATGGTCAATGCAGACACTCCCGCAGATGCACTGGCTGGAAGGAAAAATGGTGCTGAAGGGATTGGGTTGTGCAGAACTGAACACATG TTCTTTTCTTCTGGCGAGAGGATTAAGGCCATGAGACAGATGATAATGGCAGATACTGCTCTACAGAGGCAAGAAGCATTAGGCCTTCTCCTGCCATATCAGAAAACAGACTTTGAAGGGATTTTTCGTGCGATGGATG GCCTTCCTGTAACTATTCGGCTCTTGGATCCTCCACTTCATGAGTTCCTTCCAGAGGGTAACATTGAGGATGTTGTCCACATGTTATCTTGTCACACTAATTCTACTCATGAGGAAatccttgcaagggttgaaaaaCTTTCTGAAGTGAACCCGATGCTGGGTTTCCGTGGGTGCAG ACTTGGTATATCATACCCAGAACTGACGGCAATGCAAGCCCGTGCTATCTTTGAAGCTGCTATTGCTGTGAATGACCAAGGTTTCCAAGTTTTCCCTGAGATAATGGTTCCTCTTGTTGGAACACCTCAG GAACTTGGCCAACAGGTGAGCGTGATCCGCCAAGTTGCTGACAAGGTTTTTACCAACGCAGAAACAACTATTAGATACAAAATTGGGTCCATGATCGAGGTTCCGAGGGCAGCTCTTATAGCTGATGAG ATAGCAGAGCTGGCAGAATTCTTCTCATTTGGGACAAATGACCTCACACAGATGACATTTGGTTACAGCAGGGATGACATTGGCAAGTTTCTCCCAATCTACATGTCCCAGGGTATTCTCCAGCACGACCCATTTGAG GTGCTTGACCAGAAGGGAGTCGGGGAGTTGGTTAAGATTGCCACTGAGAGGGGCCGAAGTTCAAGGCCTGATTTGGAG GTGGGCATTTGTGGTGAACATGGTGGCGAGCCTTCTTCAGTTGCATTTTGTGCGAAGGCTGGACTGGACTATGTTTCTTGTTCGCCTTTCAG GGTCCCAATTGCAAGGTTAGCCGCTGCACAGGCACAGGCGGCCCTCTGA
- the LOC112877329 gene encoding pyruvate, phosphate dikinase 2-like isoform X2 has product MGIPHELFEEKLEAMKVTKGLRNDTELNVKDLEDLVAEYKDVYVVTKGEQFPSDPKRQLHLAILAVFDSWDSTRAKKYRSINRITGLKGTAVNVQCMVFGNMDSTSGTGVLFTRNPSTGEKKLYGEFLVNAQGEDVVSGIRTPQELDSMKECMPEPYAELVENCKILERHYKEMMDIEFTVQENRLWMLQCRTGKRTGKGAVKIAVDMVNEGLIDHRSAIKMVEPRHLDQLLHPQFENPSSYKDKVIAAGLPASPGAAVGQIVFTAADAETWDSEGKSVVLVRTETSAEDVGGMHAAVGILTARGGMTSHAAVVARGWGKCCVAGCSSIHVNDAEKVVVVGDKVLCEGDWLSLNGSTGEVILGKLPLSPPALSSDLGTFMSWVDEIKQLKVMVNADTPADALAGRKNGAEGIGLCRTEHMFFSSGERIKAMRQMIMADTALQRQEALGLLLPYQKTDFEGIFRAMDGLPVTIRLLDPPLHEFLPEGNIEDVVHMLSCHTNSTHEEILARVEKLSEVNPMLGFRGCRLGISYPELTAMQARAIFEAAIAVNDQGFQVFPEIMVPLVGTPQELGQQVSVIRQVADKVFTNAETTIRYKIGSMIEVPRAALIADEIAELAEFFSFGTNDLTQMTFGYSRDDIGKFLPIYMSQGILQHDPFEVLDQKGVGELVKIATERGRSSRPDLEGPNCKVSRCTGTGGPLMSLNL; this is encoded by the exons ATGGGAATACCTCATGAGCTATTCGAAGAAAAACTAGAAGCCATGAAAGTTACAAAAGGGTTGCGAAACGATACTGAGCTGAATGTCAAGGATCTGGAAGACCTTGTAGCTGAATATAAGGATGTTTATGTGGTGACCAAAGGTGAACAGTTTCCCTCAG ATCCAAAAAGGCAGTTGCATTTGGCAATCTTGGCTGTTTTTGATTCATGGGACAGTACTAGAGCAAAAAAGTACAGAAGCATTAATCGGATTACTGGATTGAAGGGCACCGCTGTGAATGTTCAGTGCATGGTATTTGGCAACATGGATAGCACATCAGGCACTGGTGTTCTCTTTACTAGGAACCCTAGTACCGGAGAGAAGAAACTTTATGGAGAGTTCCTTGTCAATGCTCAG GGTGAGGATGTGGTTTCTGGAATTAGAACTCCACAAGAACTTGATTCAATGAAGGAGTGCATGCCAGAGCCTTATGCAGAACTTGTCGAGAACTGCAAAATCTTGGAAAGACATTATAAAGAAATGATG GACATTGAGTTCACTGTTCAAGAAAACAGACTTTGGATGCTTCAGTGCAGAACAGGTAAGCGTACCGGCAAAGGTGCAGTAAAGATTGCTGTAGACATGGTCAATGAGGGCCTGATTGACCATCGCTCGGCAATTAAGATGGTGGAACCACGACACTTGGACCAGCTTCTTCATCCTCAG TTTGAGAACCCATCATCATATAAAGACAAAGTCATTGCTGCGGGCCTACCTGCATCACCAGGAGCTGCTGTAGGTCAGATTGTCTTCACAGCTGCTGATGCTGAAACATGGGATTCAGAAGGAAAATCTGTTGTTTTG GTAAGGACTGAGACCAGCGCGGAGGATGTTGGTGGCATGCATGCAGCTGTTGGAATTCTCACAGCCAGAGGTGGTATGACTTCTCACGCCGCAGTTGTAGCACGTGGCTGGGGAAAATGTTGTGTGGCAGGATGCTCAAGTATCCATGTAAATGATGCTGAGAAG GTGGTAGTGGTTGGAGACAAGGTGCTTTGTGAAGGTGATTGGTTATCACTGAATGGATCAACTGGAGAGGTTATTTTGGGCAAGCTACCTCTATCCCCGCCAGCACTTAGTTCTGATTTGGGAACATTCATGTCTTGGGTGGATGAAATTAAACAACTAAAG GTCATGGTCAATGCAGACACTCCCGCAGATGCACTGGCTGGAAGGAAAAATGGTGCTGAAGGGATTGGGTTGTGCAGAACTGAACACATG TTCTTTTCTTCTGGCGAGAGGATTAAGGCCATGAGACAGATGATAATGGCAGATACTGCTCTACAGAGGCAAGAAGCATTAGGCCTTCTCCTGCCATATCAGAAAACAGACTTTGAAGGGATTTTTCGTGCGATGGATG GCCTTCCTGTAACTATTCGGCTCTTGGATCCTCCACTTCATGAGTTCCTTCCAGAGGGTAACATTGAGGATGTTGTCCACATGTTATCTTGTCACACTAATTCTACTCATGAGGAAatccttgcaagggttgaaaaaCTTTCTGAAGTGAACCCGATGCTGGGTTTCCGTGGGTGCAG ACTTGGTATATCATACCCAGAACTGACGGCAATGCAAGCCCGTGCTATCTTTGAAGCTGCTATTGCTGTGAATGACCAAGGTTTCCAAGTTTTCCCTGAGATAATGGTTCCTCTTGTTGGAACACCTCAG GAACTTGGCCAACAGGTGAGCGTGATCCGCCAAGTTGCTGACAAGGTTTTTACCAACGCAGAAACAACTATTAGATACAAAATTGGGTCCATGATCGAGGTTCCGAGGGCAGCTCTTATAGCTGATGAG ATAGCAGAGCTGGCAGAATTCTTCTCATTTGGGACAAATGACCTCACACAGATGACATTTGGTTACAGCAGGGATGACATTGGCAAGTTTCTCCCAATCTACATGTCCCAGGGTATTCTCCAGCACGACCCATTTGAG GTGCTTGACCAGAAGGGAGTCGGGGAGTTGGTTAAGATTGCCACTGAGAGGGGCCGAAGTTCAAGGCCTGATTTGGAG GGTCCCAATTGCAAGGTTAGCCGCTGCACAGGCACAGGCGGCCCTCTGATGAGCTTGAATCTGTGA
- the LOC112877329 gene encoding pyruvate, phosphate dikinase 2-like isoform X3 — MGIPHELFEEKLEAMKVTKGLRNDTELNVKDLEDLVAEYKDVYVVTKGEQFPSDPKRQLHLAILAVFDSWDSTRAKKYRSINRITGLKGTAVNVQCMVFGNMDSTSGTGVLFTRNPSTGEKKLYGEFLVNAQGEDVVSGIRTPQELDSMKECMPEPYAELVENCKILERHYKEMMDIEFTVQENRLWMLQCRTGKRTGKGAVKIAVDMVNEGLIDHRSAIKMVEPRHLDQLLHPQFENPSSYKDKVIAAGLPASPGAAVGQIVFTAADAETWDSEGKSVVLVRTETSAEDVGGMHAAVGILTARGGMTSHAAVVARGWGKCCVAGCSSIHVNDAEKVVVVGDKVLCEGDWLSLNGSTGEVILGKLPLSPPALSSDLGTFMSWVDEIKQLKVMVNADTPADALAGRKNGAEGIGLCRTEHMFFSSGERIKAMRQMIMADTALQRQEALGLLLPYQKTDFEGIFRAMDGLPVTIRLLDPPLHEFLPEGNIEDVVHMLSCHTNSTHEEILARVEKLSEVNPMLGFRGCRLGISYPELTAMQARAIFEAAIAVNDQGFQVFPEIMVPLVGTPQELGQQVSVIRQVADKVFTNAETTIRYKIGSMIEVPRAALIADEIAELAEFFSFGTNDLTQMTFGYSRDDIGKFLPIYMSQGILQHDPFEVLDQKGVGELVKIATERGRSSRPDLEVMN, encoded by the exons ATGGGAATACCTCATGAGCTATTCGAAGAAAAACTAGAAGCCATGAAAGTTACAAAAGGGTTGCGAAACGATACTGAGCTGAATGTCAAGGATCTGGAAGACCTTGTAGCTGAATATAAGGATGTTTATGTGGTGACCAAAGGTGAACAGTTTCCCTCAG ATCCAAAAAGGCAGTTGCATTTGGCAATCTTGGCTGTTTTTGATTCATGGGACAGTACTAGAGCAAAAAAGTACAGAAGCATTAATCGGATTACTGGATTGAAGGGCACCGCTGTGAATGTTCAGTGCATGGTATTTGGCAACATGGATAGCACATCAGGCACTGGTGTTCTCTTTACTAGGAACCCTAGTACCGGAGAGAAGAAACTTTATGGAGAGTTCCTTGTCAATGCTCAG GGTGAGGATGTGGTTTCTGGAATTAGAACTCCACAAGAACTTGATTCAATGAAGGAGTGCATGCCAGAGCCTTATGCAGAACTTGTCGAGAACTGCAAAATCTTGGAAAGACATTATAAAGAAATGATG GACATTGAGTTCACTGTTCAAGAAAACAGACTTTGGATGCTTCAGTGCAGAACAGGTAAGCGTACCGGCAAAGGTGCAGTAAAGATTGCTGTAGACATGGTCAATGAGGGCCTGATTGACCATCGCTCGGCAATTAAGATGGTGGAACCACGACACTTGGACCAGCTTCTTCATCCTCAG TTTGAGAACCCATCATCATATAAAGACAAAGTCATTGCTGCGGGCCTACCTGCATCACCAGGAGCTGCTGTAGGTCAGATTGTCTTCACAGCTGCTGATGCTGAAACATGGGATTCAGAAGGAAAATCTGTTGTTTTG GTAAGGACTGAGACCAGCGCGGAGGATGTTGGTGGCATGCATGCAGCTGTTGGAATTCTCACAGCCAGAGGTGGTATGACTTCTCACGCCGCAGTTGTAGCACGTGGCTGGGGAAAATGTTGTGTGGCAGGATGCTCAAGTATCCATGTAAATGATGCTGAGAAG GTGGTAGTGGTTGGAGACAAGGTGCTTTGTGAAGGTGATTGGTTATCACTGAATGGATCAACTGGAGAGGTTATTTTGGGCAAGCTACCTCTATCCCCGCCAGCACTTAGTTCTGATTTGGGAACATTCATGTCTTGGGTGGATGAAATTAAACAACTAAAG GTCATGGTCAATGCAGACACTCCCGCAGATGCACTGGCTGGAAGGAAAAATGGTGCTGAAGGGATTGGGTTGTGCAGAACTGAACACATG TTCTTTTCTTCTGGCGAGAGGATTAAGGCCATGAGACAGATGATAATGGCAGATACTGCTCTACAGAGGCAAGAAGCATTAGGCCTTCTCCTGCCATATCAGAAAACAGACTTTGAAGGGATTTTTCGTGCGATGGATG GCCTTCCTGTAACTATTCGGCTCTTGGATCCTCCACTTCATGAGTTCCTTCCAGAGGGTAACATTGAGGATGTTGTCCACATGTTATCTTGTCACACTAATTCTACTCATGAGGAAatccttgcaagggttgaaaaaCTTTCTGAAGTGAACCCGATGCTGGGTTTCCGTGGGTGCAG ACTTGGTATATCATACCCAGAACTGACGGCAATGCAAGCCCGTGCTATCTTTGAAGCTGCTATTGCTGTGAATGACCAAGGTTTCCAAGTTTTCCCTGAGATAATGGTTCCTCTTGTTGGAACACCTCAG GAACTTGGCCAACAGGTGAGCGTGATCCGCCAAGTTGCTGACAAGGTTTTTACCAACGCAGAAACAACTATTAGATACAAAATTGGGTCCATGATCGAGGTTCCGAGGGCAGCTCTTATAGCTGATGAG ATAGCAGAGCTGGCAGAATTCTTCTCATTTGGGACAAATGACCTCACACAGATGACATTTGGTTACAGCAGGGATGACATTGGCAAGTTTCTCCCAATCTACATGTCCCAGGGTATTCTCCAGCACGACCCATTTGAG GTGCTTGACCAGAAGGGAGTCGGGGAGTTGGTTAAGATTGCCACTGAGAGGGGCCGAAGTTCAAGGCCTGATTTGGAGGTAATGAATTAG
- the LOC112877329 gene encoding pyruvate, phosphate dikinase 2-like isoform X5, with amino-acid sequence MGIPHELFEEKLEAMKVTKGLRNDTELNVKDLEDLVAEYKDVYVVTKGEQFPSDPKRQLHLAILAVFDSWDSTRAKKYRSINRITGLKGTAVNVQCMVFGNMDSTSGTGVLFTRNPSTGEKKLYGEFLVNAQGEDVVSGIRTPQELDSMKECMPEPYAELVENCKILERHYKEMMDIEFTVQENRLWMLQCRTGKRTGKGAVKIAVDMVNEGLIDHRSAIKMVEPRHLDQLLHPQFENPSSYKDKVIAAGLPASPGAAVGQIVFTAADAETWDSEGKSVVLVRTETSAEDVGGMHAAVGILTARGGMTSHAAVVARGWGKCCVAGCSSIHVNDAEKVVVVGDKVLCEGDWLSLNGSTGEVILGKLPLSPPALSSDLGTFMSWVDEIKQLKVMVNADTPADALAGRKNGAEGIGLCRTEHMFFSSGERIKAMRQMIMADTALQRQEALGLLLPYQKTDFEGIFRAMDGLPVTIRLLDPPLHEFLPEGNIEDVVHMLSCHTNSTHEEILARVEKLSEVNPMLGFRGCRLGISYPELTAMQARAIFEAAIAVNDQGFQVFPEIMVPLVGTPQELGQQVSVIRQVADKVFTNAETTIRYKIGSMIEVPRAALIADEG; translated from the exons ATGGGAATACCTCATGAGCTATTCGAAGAAAAACTAGAAGCCATGAAAGTTACAAAAGGGTTGCGAAACGATACTGAGCTGAATGTCAAGGATCTGGAAGACCTTGTAGCTGAATATAAGGATGTTTATGTGGTGACCAAAGGTGAACAGTTTCCCTCAG ATCCAAAAAGGCAGTTGCATTTGGCAATCTTGGCTGTTTTTGATTCATGGGACAGTACTAGAGCAAAAAAGTACAGAAGCATTAATCGGATTACTGGATTGAAGGGCACCGCTGTGAATGTTCAGTGCATGGTATTTGGCAACATGGATAGCACATCAGGCACTGGTGTTCTCTTTACTAGGAACCCTAGTACCGGAGAGAAGAAACTTTATGGAGAGTTCCTTGTCAATGCTCAG GGTGAGGATGTGGTTTCTGGAATTAGAACTCCACAAGAACTTGATTCAATGAAGGAGTGCATGCCAGAGCCTTATGCAGAACTTGTCGAGAACTGCAAAATCTTGGAAAGACATTATAAAGAAATGATG GACATTGAGTTCACTGTTCAAGAAAACAGACTTTGGATGCTTCAGTGCAGAACAGGTAAGCGTACCGGCAAAGGTGCAGTAAAGATTGCTGTAGACATGGTCAATGAGGGCCTGATTGACCATCGCTCGGCAATTAAGATGGTGGAACCACGACACTTGGACCAGCTTCTTCATCCTCAG TTTGAGAACCCATCATCATATAAAGACAAAGTCATTGCTGCGGGCCTACCTGCATCACCAGGAGCTGCTGTAGGTCAGATTGTCTTCACAGCTGCTGATGCTGAAACATGGGATTCAGAAGGAAAATCTGTTGTTTTG GTAAGGACTGAGACCAGCGCGGAGGATGTTGGTGGCATGCATGCAGCTGTTGGAATTCTCACAGCCAGAGGTGGTATGACTTCTCACGCCGCAGTTGTAGCACGTGGCTGGGGAAAATGTTGTGTGGCAGGATGCTCAAGTATCCATGTAAATGATGCTGAGAAG GTGGTAGTGGTTGGAGACAAGGTGCTTTGTGAAGGTGATTGGTTATCACTGAATGGATCAACTGGAGAGGTTATTTTGGGCAAGCTACCTCTATCCCCGCCAGCACTTAGTTCTGATTTGGGAACATTCATGTCTTGGGTGGATGAAATTAAACAACTAAAG GTCATGGTCAATGCAGACACTCCCGCAGATGCACTGGCTGGAAGGAAAAATGGTGCTGAAGGGATTGGGTTGTGCAGAACTGAACACATG TTCTTTTCTTCTGGCGAGAGGATTAAGGCCATGAGACAGATGATAATGGCAGATACTGCTCTACAGAGGCAAGAAGCATTAGGCCTTCTCCTGCCATATCAGAAAACAGACTTTGAAGGGATTTTTCGTGCGATGGATG GCCTTCCTGTAACTATTCGGCTCTTGGATCCTCCACTTCATGAGTTCCTTCCAGAGGGTAACATTGAGGATGTTGTCCACATGTTATCTTGTCACACTAATTCTACTCATGAGGAAatccttgcaagggttgaaaaaCTTTCTGAAGTGAACCCGATGCTGGGTTTCCGTGGGTGCAG ACTTGGTATATCATACCCAGAACTGACGGCAATGCAAGCCCGTGCTATCTTTGAAGCTGCTATTGCTGTGAATGACCAAGGTTTCCAAGTTTTCCCTGAGATAATGGTTCCTCTTGTTGGAACACCTCAG GAACTTGGCCAACAGGTGAGCGTGATCCGCCAAGTTGCTGACAAGGTTTTTACCAACGCAGAAACAACTATTAGATACAAAATTGGGTCCATGATCGAGGTTCCGAGGGCAGCTCTTATAGCTGATGAG GGATGA
- the LOC112877329 gene encoding pyruvate, phosphate dikinase 2-like isoform X4 has translation MGIPHELFEEKLEAMKVTKGLRNDTELNVKDLEDLVAEYKDVYVVTKGEQFPSDPKRQLHLAILAVFDSWDSTRAKKYRSINRITGLKGTAVNVQCMVFGNMDSTSGTGVLFTRNPSTGEKKLYGEFLVNAQGEDVVSGIRTPQELDSMKECMPEPYAELVENCKILERHYKEMMDIEFTVQENRLWMLQCRTGKRTGKGAVKIAVDMVNEGLIDHRSAIKMVEPRHLDQLLHPQFENPSSYKDKVIAAGLPASPGAAVGQIVFTAADAETWDSEGKSVVLVRTETSAEDVGGMHAAVGILTARGGMTSHAAVVARGWGKCCVAGCSSIHVNDAEKVVVVGDKVLCEGDWLSLNGSTGEVILGKLPLSPPALSSDLGTFMSWVDEIKQLKVMVNADTPADALAGRKNGAEGIGLCRTEHMFFSSGERIKAMRQMIMADTALQRQEALGLLLPYQKTDFEGIFRAMDGLPVTIRLLDPPLHEFLPEGNIEDVVHMLSCHTNSTHEEILARVEKLSEVNPMLGFRGCRLGISYPELTAMQARAIFEAAIAVNDQGFQVFPEIMVPLVGTPQELGQQVSVIRQVADKVFTNAETTIRYKIGSMIEVPRAALIADEQG, from the exons ATGGGAATACCTCATGAGCTATTCGAAGAAAAACTAGAAGCCATGAAAGTTACAAAAGGGTTGCGAAACGATACTGAGCTGAATGTCAAGGATCTGGAAGACCTTGTAGCTGAATATAAGGATGTTTATGTGGTGACCAAAGGTGAACAGTTTCCCTCAG ATCCAAAAAGGCAGTTGCATTTGGCAATCTTGGCTGTTTTTGATTCATGGGACAGTACTAGAGCAAAAAAGTACAGAAGCATTAATCGGATTACTGGATTGAAGGGCACCGCTGTGAATGTTCAGTGCATGGTATTTGGCAACATGGATAGCACATCAGGCACTGGTGTTCTCTTTACTAGGAACCCTAGTACCGGAGAGAAGAAACTTTATGGAGAGTTCCTTGTCAATGCTCAG GGTGAGGATGTGGTTTCTGGAATTAGAACTCCACAAGAACTTGATTCAATGAAGGAGTGCATGCCAGAGCCTTATGCAGAACTTGTCGAGAACTGCAAAATCTTGGAAAGACATTATAAAGAAATGATG GACATTGAGTTCACTGTTCAAGAAAACAGACTTTGGATGCTTCAGTGCAGAACAGGTAAGCGTACCGGCAAAGGTGCAGTAAAGATTGCTGTAGACATGGTCAATGAGGGCCTGATTGACCATCGCTCGGCAATTAAGATGGTGGAACCACGACACTTGGACCAGCTTCTTCATCCTCAG TTTGAGAACCCATCATCATATAAAGACAAAGTCATTGCTGCGGGCCTACCTGCATCACCAGGAGCTGCTGTAGGTCAGATTGTCTTCACAGCTGCTGATGCTGAAACATGGGATTCAGAAGGAAAATCTGTTGTTTTG GTAAGGACTGAGACCAGCGCGGAGGATGTTGGTGGCATGCATGCAGCTGTTGGAATTCTCACAGCCAGAGGTGGTATGACTTCTCACGCCGCAGTTGTAGCACGTGGCTGGGGAAAATGTTGTGTGGCAGGATGCTCAAGTATCCATGTAAATGATGCTGAGAAG GTGGTAGTGGTTGGAGACAAGGTGCTTTGTGAAGGTGATTGGTTATCACTGAATGGATCAACTGGAGAGGTTATTTTGGGCAAGCTACCTCTATCCCCGCCAGCACTTAGTTCTGATTTGGGAACATTCATGTCTTGGGTGGATGAAATTAAACAACTAAAG GTCATGGTCAATGCAGACACTCCCGCAGATGCACTGGCTGGAAGGAAAAATGGTGCTGAAGGGATTGGGTTGTGCAGAACTGAACACATG TTCTTTTCTTCTGGCGAGAGGATTAAGGCCATGAGACAGATGATAATGGCAGATACTGCTCTACAGAGGCAAGAAGCATTAGGCCTTCTCCTGCCATATCAGAAAACAGACTTTGAAGGGATTTTTCGTGCGATGGATG GCCTTCCTGTAACTATTCGGCTCTTGGATCCTCCACTTCATGAGTTCCTTCCAGAGGGTAACATTGAGGATGTTGTCCACATGTTATCTTGTCACACTAATTCTACTCATGAGGAAatccttgcaagggttgaaaaaCTTTCTGAAGTGAACCCGATGCTGGGTTTCCGTGGGTGCAG ACTTGGTATATCATACCCAGAACTGACGGCAATGCAAGCCCGTGCTATCTTTGAAGCTGCTATTGCTGTGAATGACCAAGGTTTCCAAGTTTTCCCTGAGATAATGGTTCCTCTTGTTGGAACACCTCAG GAACTTGGCCAACAGGTGAGCGTGATCCGCCAAGTTGCTGACAAGGTTTTTACCAACGCAGAAACAACTATTAGATACAAAATTGGGTCCATGATCGAGGTTCCGAGGGCAGCTCTTATAGCTGATGAG CAGGGATGA